The DNA segment CTCGCGGGTCGCAGACGCAAGACCGTCCGACGGGGGAAGATTTGTGTCCCCGCTCACTCGTCACCAACTTTCAAGATGGCAAGGAAAGCCTCTTGCGGCACTTCCACGTTCCCCACGGATTTCATGCGCTTCTTGCCTTCCTTCTGTTTATCGAGGAGCTTGCGCTTTCGCGAAATATCGCCGCCATAGCATTTCGCCAAGACGTTCTTCTTCATGGCGCCGATCGTCTCGCGCGCGATGACCTTGCTCCCGATCGCCGCCTGAATGGCGATCTCGTACATCTGCCGGGGAATGAGTTCCTTCATTTTCTCGGCCAGCTGACGTCCGCGCTGAATGGACCGATCTTTATGGGTAATGAAGGACAAGGCGTCGACCGATTCGCCATTCAAGAGGATGTCGAGCCGCACGAGATCGGACGGGCGATAGCCGAGCAATTCATAGTCCAGCGAGGCATAGCCCTGCGTGCGCGACTTAAGCTTGTCGTAAAAATCGAGAATGACTTCGTTGAGCGGCATTTCGTAACTGATCGTCACCCGCGTCGGGTCGAGGAATTGAATGCCCCGCTGAATGCCACGGCGCTCCTGACAGAGCTGGATGATGGCCCCCATGTACCGTTCCGGCGTAATGACCGAGGCCAGAATGAACGGCTCCTCGAACGATTCGATGCTGCTGGGGGGCGGGAGCTGCGAGGGATTATTGACCTCCATCACCTCGCCATTGGTCAGCAACACGCGATAGACGACGGTCGGCGCGGTGGTGAGCAATGTCAGGTTGTATTCGCGTTCGAGGCGCTCCTGGATGATTTCCATGTGGAGGAGACCCAGGAAGCCGCAACGGAACCCGAACCCCAAAGCCAGCGACGTTTCCGGCTCATAGACGAACGAGGAGTCGTTCAACCGCAGCTTGACCAGCGCATCCCGCAAATCTTCGTACCGGGCCGTGTCGGTGGGATAGAGCCCGCAGAACACCAGCGGCTTCACTTCTTTATAGCCGGGGAACGGCGTACTCGTGGGCGTCACCGCATCCGTGAGGGTATCGCCGATCTTCACGTCCGCGACTTCCCGCATATTGGCGCAGAGATAGCCCGCTTCGCCGGTCAAGAGCTCGGTCTTCTTCGTTCGCTTCGGGCTGAATTGTCCGACTTCCATCACTTCGAACACCCGCTCGTTCGACATGACTTTGATCTTCATGCCGGGCCGCACGGAGCCATCGACGATCCGGGCCAACACGATCACGCCCTGATAATTGTCGAACCAGGAATCGAAGATGAGCGCCTTCAGCGGCGCAGTAGGATCTCCGGAAGGCGGCGGAATCCGCTCGATGACGGCCTCCAGCACCTCCGGCACGCCCTTGCCCTCTTTTGCGCTGATCAAGAGGGCATCGGTCGCATCCAGCATCAGCACGTCGGAAATCGATTGTTTGGTGCCCTCGACGTCGGCGCTGGCCAGATCGATCTTATTGATAACCGGAATGATCGTAAGATTGTTCGCCATGGCCAAATTCACATTGGCAATAGTTTGCGCCTGCACACCCTGTGTAGCATCGACGAGCAAGAGCGCTCCTTCGCATGCAGCAAGACTGCGTGAGACCTCATAGGTGAAGTCCACGTGACCAGGCGTATCGATCAAATGCAAGGAGTAGGTCTTCCCGTCTTTGGCCCGATACTTGATCGCGACCGCATGAGCCTTGATCGTGATG comes from the Nitrospirota bacterium genome and includes:
- the lepA gene encoding translation elongation factor 4; this encodes MQSLIRNFSIIAHIDHGKSTLADRILDATGAVTAREAKEQILDAMDLERERGITIKAHAVAIKYRAKDGKTYSLHLIDTPGHVDFTYEVSRSLAACEGALLLVDATQGVQAQTIANVNLAMANNLTIIPVINKIDLASADVEGTKQSISDVLMLDATDALLISAKEGKGVPEVLEAVIERIPPPSGDPTAPLKALIFDSWFDNYQGVIVLARIVDGSVRPGMKIKVMSNERVFEVMEVGQFSPKRTKKTELLTGEAGYLCANMREVADVKIGDTLTDAVTPTSTPFPGYKEVKPLVFCGLYPTDTARYEDLRDALVKLRLNDSSFVYEPETSLALGFGFRCGFLGLLHMEIIQERLEREYNLTLLTTAPTVVYRVLLTNGEVMEVNNPSQLPPPSSIESFEEPFILASVITPERYMGAIIQLCQERRGIQRGIQFLDPTRVTISYEMPLNEVILDFYDKLKSRTQGYASLDYELLGYRPSDLVRLDILLNGESVDALSFITHKDRSIQRGRQLAEKMKELIPRQMYEIAIQAAIGSKVIARETIGAMKKNVLAKCYGGDISRKRKLLDKQKEGKKRMKSVGNVEVPQEAFLAILKVGDE